From Cricetulus griseus strain 17A/GY chromosome 1 unlocalized genomic scaffold, alternate assembly CriGri-PICRH-1.0 chr1_0, whole genome shotgun sequence, a single genomic window includes:
- the LOC113832992 gene encoding protein NYNRIN-like — MAYRLRGRREQPVPDSTTLPLRTGLNGQPQYWPFSASDLYNWKNNNPSFSADPVRLTSLIESVLTTHQPTWDDCQQLLQVLLTSEEKQRVLLEARKNVPGANGQPTQLPNEIDAACPLERPEWDFTTEADTFSGWVEAFPTKHETAKIVTKKLLEEIFPRYGMPQVLGTDNGPAFVSQVSQSVATLLGIDWKLHCAYRPQSSGQVERMNRTIKETLTKLSLATGTRDWVLLLPLALYRARNTPGPHGLTPFEILHGVPTPIINFLDQDVSDFANSPSLQAHLQALQLVQREVWKPLAYKDQRDHPAIPHSYQIGDTVWVRRHQTKNLEPRWKGPYIVLLTTPTALKVDGIAAWIHASHVKPA, encoded by the exons ATGGCTTATCGACTAAGAGGTCGCAGGGAGCAGCCCGTTCCAGATTCAACCACTTTGCCCCTCCGAACTGGACTGAACGGCCAACCTCAGTATTGGCCATTCTCAGCATCGGACCTCTATaactggaaaaataataatccttcTTTTTCTGCAGACCCCGTGAGGCTGACATCTCTCATAGAGTCGGTCCTCACGACTCACCAACCCACCTGGGATGATTGTCAGCAGCTGTTGCAGGTCCTCTTAACCTCGGAGGAGAAACAGCGCGTGCTACTAGAAGCACGAAAGAATGTCCCAGGAGCCAACGGGCAGCCCACCCAGCTGCCCAATGAAATTGATGCGGCTTGCCCTCTTGAAAGACCTGAATGGGATTTTACCACCGAAGCAG ACACCTTTTCAGGATGGGTTGAAGCCTTCCCTACTAAACATGAAACAGCCAAGATCGTTACTAAGAAATTGCTTGAAGAAATCTTTCCCCGTTATGGGATGCCTCAGGTACTGGGAACAGACAATGGGCCCGCCTTCGTCTCCCAGGTAAGTCAGTCAGTGGCCACCTTGTTGGGGATTgattggaaattacattgtgcttATAGACCCCAAAGTTCAGGACAGGTAGAAAGGATGAATAGAACAATCAAGGAGACTTTAACAAAATTGTCGCTTGCAACTGGCACTAGAGACTGGGTCCTCCTACTCCCCCTAGCACTCTACCGCGCTCGTAATACCCCTGGACCACATGGGCTCACACCCTTTGAGATCCTGCATGGAGTACCTACTCCTATCATTAACTTTCTTGATCAAGATGTCTCAGATTTTGCTAACTCCCCTTCTCTCCAAGCTCATTTACAGGCCCTCCAACTAGTACAACGGGAGGTCTGGAAACCCCTTGCTTATAAAGACCAGAGGGACCATCCTGCCATTCCCCATTCCTACCAGATCGGGGACACAGTCTGGGTCCGGCGTCACCAGACCAAGAACCTCGAACCCCGCTGGAAGGGACCCTACATCGTTTTGCTTACCACCCCCACCGCACTCAAAGTAGACGGCATTGCAGCTTGGATACATGCTTCTCATGTAAAACCAGCCTGA